The genomic interval AGAGTGGGACATCTGTTTCAAGGTAGGTATAAAAGCATAGTTGTGGACAGGGAGAATTACCTCCTTGAGCTTTGCCGATATGTGGTTTTAAATCCCGTTCGAGCGGGGATGGTAAGCAAGCCAGGGGATTGGAAGTGGAGCAGCTATCTTGCAACCGCAGGGGAAGTAAAGAAACCGGATTGGCTAGAGGCCGATTGGATTCTAGGCCAGTTTGACAGGGTTAGGGAAAAGGCTAAAGAGGCATACAAACGTTTTGTTTTAGATGGTGTTGGCGGACAAAGTCCTTGGACTAAACTTCAAGGTCAAATATGGTTGGGAAACAGGGCATTTTTGGAGCGGATGGAGAGATTGGTGGAGAAGAGGGATTTAGAAGAGGTTCCATCGGCACAGACTTTTCCCTCACGACCAACAAAACCCGATGTGCTTGAATCCGTTTCGAGAGAATATGG from Thermodesulfobacteriota bacterium carries:
- a CDS encoding transposase, with the translated sequence MARPLRLEFPGALYHITSRGNARQDIFLDDQDRTLFLSMFAREAEQQKWRCYAYCLMSNHYHLMLETPESNLVTGMRRLNGVYTQKFNRRHGRVGHLFQGRYKSIVVDRENYLLELCRYVVLNPVRAGMVSKPGDWKWSSYLATAGEVKKPDWLEADWILGQFDRVREKAKEAYKRFVLDGVGGQSPWTKLQGQIWLGNRAFLERMERLVEKRDLEEVPSAQTFPSRPTKPDVLESVSREYG